In a genomic window of Streptomyces sp. BHT-5-2:
- a CDS encoding VWA domain-containing protein, with the protein MAAQLHNHLPPAPPALSEAEWATARWEDDGGNFTEPRPTAQRAHWLRIAAALSTRLPELTGREDILVTCEHGTRSGAPVAFYPTTAQLEIDTALFAPLHPATIRPARPGDEDRYPTAWGAFVHEAAHAAHSHWHTPPELRGTALDEAGQILEESRAELAHLHRRPGDRRYLRAAVRTLILTDFTSTTPTDRWQAALAAGLLLARRDAGILDPDETHTLEHTITGILGPDLLHTLSDIWTAAHATGDRDGAAMLDHARAWCQALSADPTGTPPPPAPTGGRVGELAEAVGKVVSQVQANEAAQAAAEAKVTAARAARAQAQTDQAARARQAAQTAEKVFNSNGRPFTPGDSRNGRDRSPVTGTRAPEAGEKAAAGRLARVLRAAAYRERTATVTASVAPPGRLNMRQALARDAQRAAGATPTATPWTRTVHRPTPTPPLRVGIAVDVSGSMHRATAPIASAAWILAKATALTDPDSRSATVAYDRSVTAITAPGRAPRTVTQFGVKGRGHCLAEATDALTAGLGLDRPGAGRLLVVASDGYYNPTEAARAANRITALRKTGCAVLWLAFAPDPRPLPGTTVVELTDPAQAITAIAKAATAALATTRT; encoded by the coding sequence ATGGCTGCCCAGTTGCACAACCATCTCCCACCGGCCCCGCCCGCCCTGTCCGAAGCCGAATGGGCCACCGCCCGCTGGGAGGACGACGGCGGCAACTTCACCGAACCCCGCCCCACCGCGCAGCGTGCCCACTGGCTGCGGATCGCCGCCGCCCTCAGCACCCGCCTACCCGAACTCACCGGACGCGAGGACATCCTCGTCACCTGCGAACACGGCACCCGCTCCGGTGCCCCCGTCGCCTTCTACCCCACCACCGCCCAACTGGAGATCGACACCGCCCTCTTCGCACCCCTGCACCCGGCCACCATCCGCCCCGCCCGGCCCGGCGACGAAGACCGCTACCCCACCGCCTGGGGAGCCTTCGTCCACGAGGCCGCACACGCCGCCCACAGCCACTGGCACACCCCACCGGAACTGCGCGGCACCGCCCTCGATGAGGCCGGGCAAATCCTGGAGGAGTCCCGCGCCGAACTGGCGCACCTGCACCGCCGCCCCGGCGACCGCCGCTACCTCCGCGCCGCCGTCCGCACCCTGATCCTGACCGACTTCACCAGCACCACCCCCACCGACCGCTGGCAGGCCGCCCTCGCGGCCGGCCTGCTCCTCGCCCGCCGCGACGCCGGAATCCTCGACCCAGACGAAACCCACACCCTGGAACACACCATCACCGGCATCCTCGGCCCCGACCTCCTCCACACCCTCAGTGACATCTGGACCGCAGCGCACGCCACCGGTGACCGGGACGGGGCGGCGATGCTGGACCATGCCCGCGCCTGGTGCCAGGCCCTCAGCGCCGACCCCACGGGCACGCCGCCACCCCCCGCCCCGACAGGTGGCCGCGTGGGTGAGCTGGCCGAAGCCGTCGGCAAGGTGGTCAGCCAGGTCCAGGCGAACGAGGCGGCCCAGGCTGCAGCCGAAGCCAAGGTCACCGCTGCCCGCGCGGCCCGCGCACAGGCCCAGACCGACCAGGCCGCCCGGGCGCGGCAGGCGGCGCAGACTGCCGAGAAGGTCTTCAACTCCAACGGACGCCCCTTCACTCCCGGCGACTCCCGCAACGGCCGCGACCGTTCGCCGGTAACCGGAACCCGGGCACCGGAAGCAGGGGAGAAAGCGGCCGCCGGGCGACTGGCCAGGGTGCTGCGGGCTGCCGCCTACCGGGAACGCACTGCCACCGTGACCGCCTCCGTCGCCCCGCCCGGACGCCTCAACATGCGCCAAGCCCTCGCCCGGGACGCCCAACGCGCCGCAGGTGCCACCCCCACCGCAACACCCTGGACCCGCACCGTCCACCGCCCCACGCCCACCCCACCGCTGCGGGTGGGGATCGCCGTCGACGTCTCCGGCTCCATGCATCGCGCCACCGCCCCGATCGCCTCCGCCGCCTGGATCCTCGCCAAAGCCACCGCGCTGACCGACCCCGACTCCCGCAGTGCCACCGTCGCCTACGACCGTTCGGTCACCGCCATCACCGCGCCCGGACGCGCCCCCAGGACCGTCACACAGTTCGGTGTGAAGGGGAGGGGGCACTGCCTGGCCGAGGCCACCGACGCTCTGACCGCTGGACTCGGCCTTGACCGGCCCGGGGCAGGCCGCCTGCTGGTCGTCGCCTCCGACGGCTACTACAACCCCACCGAAGCCGCCCGCGCAGCCAACCGGATCACCGCCCTGCGCAAGACCGGTTGCGCGGTGCTCTGGCTCGCCTTCGCCCCCGACCCCCGGCCCCTCCCCGGCACCACCGTGGTGGAACTGACCGACCCGGCCCAGGCCATCACCGCCATCGCCAAGGCTGCCACCGCCGCCCTGGCCACCACCCGCACATGA
- a CDS encoding AAA family ATPase, with translation MTTPPQPQAEPPSPPQTQSHPASTAPATLAAPSKARPGELRARVAKILADHSGSLFSVTELAKILGHSGGAVGNACDTLVSRGEAERVGSKPRMYRATPKTASAAQATPTNPPIPSSPVPGPRPTTQPPKAAPSGGKPQPITRPNGQQYHPRALAQLPDVEALRKLREAGVAVLLYGPPGTGKTSLIEAAFPDLITVAGDGDTTVGDLVGEYTQDSSGSYEFIYGPLVTAMQEGCALLLDDATLISPKVLAALYPAMDGRRQIQVKAHKGETITAADGFYVIAGHNPGVHGAVLTEALASRFSVQIQVGSDYDLAASLKINRTAVRVARHLATGQQAGEVGWAPQLRELIAFQKIADVLGTEAAFANLVGIAPLEDRDVVAEIVTKALGRPVTALALGRQL, from the coding sequence ATGACCACGCCGCCCCAGCCCCAAGCCGAGCCCCCGTCCCCACCTCAGACACAGTCGCACCCCGCATCCACCGCCCCTGCCACCTTGGCCGCGCCGTCGAAAGCGCGACCCGGTGAGTTGAGGGCCAGGGTCGCCAAGATCCTTGCCGATCACTCCGGTTCGCTGTTCAGCGTCACCGAACTGGCGAAGATTCTGGGACATTCGGGAGGCGCCGTCGGCAACGCCTGCGACACCCTCGTAAGCCGCGGCGAGGCGGAACGAGTGGGCTCCAAGCCCCGTATGTACCGCGCAACGCCCAAGACGGCCTCTGCCGCCCAAGCCACCCCCACAAACCCGCCCATCCCCAGTTCGCCCGTACCCGGACCACGGCCAACTACCCAGCCCCCCAAGGCCGCCCCGTCGGGCGGGAAGCCGCAGCCGATCACCCGCCCGAACGGGCAGCAGTATCACCCCAGGGCCCTGGCGCAACTGCCGGATGTCGAGGCATTGCGGAAGCTGCGGGAGGCGGGGGTTGCGGTGTTGTTGTACGGGCCGCCGGGGACGGGGAAGACCTCGCTGATCGAGGCGGCCTTTCCCGACCTGATCACGGTGGCCGGGGACGGTGACACCACGGTCGGTGACCTTGTCGGCGAATACACCCAGGACTCAAGCGGCAGCTACGAGTTCATCTACGGGCCGCTGGTCACCGCGATGCAGGAAGGGTGCGCCCTCCTCCTGGACGACGCGACCCTGATCTCCCCGAAGGTGCTGGCCGCCCTGTATCCGGCGATGGACGGACGCCGACAGATCCAGGTCAAGGCGCACAAAGGCGAGACGATCACCGCCGCCGACGGCTTCTACGTGATCGCCGGTCACAACCCGGGCGTCCACGGGGCGGTGCTGACCGAGGCCCTGGCCTCCCGGTTCAGCGTGCAGATCCAGGTCGGGTCGGACTACGACCTGGCCGCCTCCTTGAAGATCAACCGCACGGCGGTGCGCGTGGCCCGCCACCTGGCTACCGGGCAGCAGGCGGGCGAGGTCGGCTGGGCCCCGCAACTGCGCGAGTTGATCGCGTTCCAGAAGATCGCCGATGTCCTGGGCACCGAGGCCGCCTTCGCCAACCTGGTCGGTATCGCGCCCCTGGAAGACCGCGATGTGGTCGCCGAGATCGTCACCAAAGCCCTCGGCCGCCCGGTCACCGCCCTCGCACTGGGCCGCCAGCTCTAA
- a CDS encoding BTAD domain-containing putative transcriptional regulator, whose amino-acid sequence MTHHAALRERLTAAVTALGTLAVTLALLAGMPYVLWHAAGIPWPDSIHSWRDLGERLVQPLSDPLVINLLAVVGWVCWAAFAFTVVREICWYAAHLPQLLHDRRAHHDHVAALSLKGSLAALCIGTLVVALLSLWRPATASARQPSPANEPRALVAATAPLTPTTTYQSPTASKTRSAAPGPAADAEAVRHIEYTVVEGDTLWDIANAHLGDGLKWPRIYALNKDRVQHDGDRLDDPDLLRVGWRLAIPLSPHHPASPATIPAPERPVLDDTPQASSTPTASPMQPSLNRNPAPDKRAESQHRLPTSRQNDNITGQTEEAASGPAAIEVGEASLIGITAAAGLLAARRYWYIHQRRRRDPEAEVPALSPLVDKAAQAAHAATQPRRQHGPDDLIVRRTPPQPPQTADSVTIGVSGSAEVPVDVLATAGGHTWNGPGAEGAARALLTGILTAAERQRPGPARIRAVATEDLCECLLPGLPPQFTALTQTPDTADAVHLAEQHLVAHARIHHDRDTPVPGPMAPDRSDETEPGSLILMVAPGAAHLGQVQAVAARSCPGVLTVLTLGTLLPGAEHWHIAADGAATGSGPRSQHPSGLELFHLTPDAGREMTEVLLGAHGQRPHLRVLPNQQPASREGQSQPASTEEPEPEPDPTEPAAPADPRPAPTSHPRQVKPVRLHVLGPVTLYALGYEDPVGTNLRPEVHEFLALLAAHPTGLVASDIADKLHLEPGTEQNALKNLRRAVRRALRTATGITAQEFILHQGDLHKLHPELVETDLADFTRILKGAFSNNGDSTHDALNSVQEAMGHYRGPFAQGADHLWADAIREHLTTQATDAVLRLAHQAEHPDASPQRQDAVLTLLEHLGALHPDHERLAQHAIRLYQAAGRRDAARHTYTRLERHLADLGLEPDPATRTLVTPRAHSRQMG is encoded by the coding sequence ATGACCCACCACGCCGCACTGCGCGAGCGCCTGACCGCGGCCGTTACGGCCCTGGGCACTCTCGCCGTCACGCTTGCCCTGCTGGCCGGAATGCCTTACGTGCTGTGGCATGCCGCGGGAATCCCCTGGCCGGACAGTATCCACTCCTGGCGGGACTTGGGCGAACGGCTTGTCCAGCCGCTCAGCGACCCCCTGGTGATCAACCTGCTGGCAGTGGTGGGCTGGGTTTGTTGGGCTGCCTTCGCGTTCACCGTCGTCCGGGAGATCTGCTGGTACGCAGCGCACCTCCCTCAGCTTCTGCACGACCGCCGCGCCCACCACGATCATGTGGCCGCTTTGTCCCTGAAGGGTTCACTGGCCGCACTGTGCATCGGCACCCTCGTCGTCGCCCTGCTCAGCCTCTGGCGCCCTGCAACGGCCAGCGCCCGGCAGCCCTCCCCGGCCAACGAGCCCCGAGCTCTCGTCGCCGCGACGGCTCCTCTCACCCCCACGACCACATACCAGTCACCCACTGCATCGAAGACCCGATCGGCTGCCCCGGGGCCTGCTGCCGACGCTGAGGCAGTGCGGCACATCGAGTACACGGTGGTGGAAGGCGACACCCTCTGGGACATCGCCAACGCACATCTGGGCGACGGGCTCAAGTGGCCGCGGATCTACGCACTCAACAAGGACCGTGTCCAACACGACGGCGACCGGCTCGATGACCCCGACCTACTCAGGGTCGGCTGGCGGTTGGCCATCCCCCTCAGCCCTCACCACCCCGCCTCGCCAGCAACCATCCCGGCACCTGAACGTCCAGTGCTGGACGACACACCACAGGCATCGTCCACGCCGACAGCTTCGCCAATGCAGCCGTCGCTCAACCGGAATCCTGCGCCCGACAAGCGAGCCGAGAGTCAGCATCGCCTCCCCACGTCGCGACAGAACGACAACATCACCGGCCAGACGGAGGAAGCGGCGTCTGGCCCGGCCGCTATCGAGGTCGGCGAGGCCAGCCTGATCGGTATCACCGCGGCGGCCGGACTCCTGGCCGCGCGCCGCTACTGGTACATCCACCAGCGACGACGGCGCGACCCCGAGGCGGAGGTACCCGCCCTGAGTCCGCTGGTCGACAAGGCGGCGCAGGCCGCGCACGCAGCCACGCAGCCTCGCCGGCAGCACGGACCCGACGACCTGATCGTCCGCCGCACCCCACCACAACCACCACAAACCGCGGACTCAGTGACCATCGGGGTAAGCGGCAGCGCAGAGGTACCCGTCGACGTGCTGGCCACCGCCGGTGGCCACACCTGGAACGGACCCGGTGCCGAAGGCGCCGCCCGCGCCCTGCTCACCGGCATCCTCACCGCCGCCGAACGCCAACGCCCAGGCCCTGCACGCATCAGGGCCGTGGCCACGGAAGACCTCTGCGAGTGCTTGCTGCCCGGACTGCCGCCGCAGTTCACCGCTCTGACCCAGACCCCCGACACCGCAGATGCGGTCCACCTCGCCGAACAGCACCTCGTCGCGCACGCCCGTATTCACCATGACCGCGATACGCCGGTACCCGGCCCCATGGCGCCAGACCGTTCAGACGAGACCGAGCCCGGTTCCCTGATCCTCATGGTGGCCCCAGGCGCTGCCCACCTCGGGCAGGTCCAGGCGGTGGCCGCCCGCAGCTGCCCCGGTGTCCTGACCGTACTCACGCTGGGCACCCTGCTTCCCGGTGCCGAGCACTGGCATATCGCCGCCGACGGCGCCGCCACTGGATCCGGCCCGCGCTCCCAACACCCCAGTGGCCTGGAGCTGTTCCACCTCACGCCGGACGCCGGCCGCGAGATGACAGAAGTCCTCCTCGGCGCCCACGGCCAGCGCCCCCACCTGCGCGTCCTCCCCAACCAACAGCCAGCGTCTCGAGAGGGCCAGTCGCAACCGGCTTCCACCGAGGAACCAGAGCCTGAACCGGACCCCACCGAGCCAGCAGCCCCTGCCGACCCTCGCCCCGCCCCCACATCTCACCCCCGGCAGGTCAAGCCCGTCCGCCTCCATGTCCTTGGCCCCGTCACGCTCTATGCCCTCGGCTACGAGGATCCCGTCGGCACCAACCTGCGACCTGAAGTCCACGAATTCCTCGCCCTCCTCGCCGCCCACCCCACTGGGCTTGTGGCCTCCGATATCGCTGACAAACTCCACCTGGAACCCGGCACAGAACAGAACGCACTGAAAAACCTTCGCCGCGCCGTGCGCCGTGCCCTGCGCACCGCAACCGGCATCACCGCGCAGGAATTCATCCTGCACCAGGGGGACCTCCACAAGCTCCACCCGGAACTCGTAGAAACCGACCTCGCGGATTTCACGAGAATCCTCAAGGGAGCCTTCTCGAATAACGGAGATTCCACCCACGACGCGTTGAATTCCGTGCAGGAGGCAATGGGCCACTACCGTGGCCCCTTCGCCCAAGGTGCCGACCATCTGTGGGCGGATGCGATTCGTGAACACCTCACCACCCAGGCCACCGACGCCGTCCTCCGCCTCGCCCACCAAGCAGAACACCCAGATGCCAGCCCGCAGCGACAGGACGCCGTCCTGACACTCCTGGAACATCTCGGAGCACTCCACCCGGACCACGAGCGGCTGGCACAACACGCCATCCGCCTCTACCAGGCCGCCGGCCGCCGCGACGCCGCCCGGCACACCTACACGCGCCTCGAACGCCACCTCGCCGACCTCGGTCTCGAGCCCGACCCAGCAACCAGGACCCTGGTCACACCGAGGGCCCACTCACGTCAGATGGGCTGA
- a CDS encoding TadE/TadG family type IV pilus assembly protein, producing the protein MNPQLRAHRAGLRGRFVLADDRGQATAFVVGIAAALWLFAGIVVDGGLALAGKAQALDVAQEAARTGAQQLDIDRLRDHQDVRLVRAEAAQAARGYVSSVGDTGSAAVKGNAVTVHVTHRYRTQILQLVGLRTLTLHANATSHAERATL; encoded by the coding sequence GTGAACCCACAACTCCGTGCACATCGCGCTGGCCTCCGCGGCAGGTTCGTTTTGGCAGACGACCGGGGGCAGGCCACGGCCTTCGTCGTCGGCATCGCCGCCGCGCTCTGGCTGTTCGCCGGGATCGTCGTCGACGGGGGCCTTGCCCTGGCCGGCAAAGCCCAGGCACTGGATGTCGCGCAGGAGGCAGCCCGGACCGGCGCTCAGCAGCTCGACATCGACCGACTGCGCGATCACCAGGATGTCCGGCTCGTCCGTGCCGAAGCCGCCCAGGCGGCCCGCGGCTATGTCTCCTCCGTCGGAGACACCGGAAGCGCCGCGGTGAAGGGGAACGCCGTCACCGTCCACGTCACTCACCGCTACCGCACGCAGATCCTGCAGTTGGTCGGTCTACGGACCCTCACCTTGCACGCGAACGCGACCTCGCACGCCGAACGCGCGACCCTGTAA
- a CDS encoding TadE/TadG family type IV pilus assembly protein: MELVLLTPLLVLMLLVVVALGRLADARLVVSDAAHQAARAASLARTEHAAHAQALRAAATALKETGATCTSPSVHLTTGGLAPGTNISAKVTCTAPLGDLTQTGMLGHMRLTSTASSVVDSFRGRAR; encoded by the coding sequence GTGGAGCTGGTGCTGCTCACCCCGCTGCTGGTGCTGATGCTGCTCGTCGTGGTGGCACTGGGGCGGCTCGCCGACGCACGCCTCGTCGTGTCGGACGCCGCCCACCAAGCCGCCCGCGCCGCCTCCCTGGCCCGCACCGAGCACGCCGCCCACGCCCAGGCCCTTCGCGCCGCGGCCACGGCGCTCAAAGAAACCGGTGCCACCTGCACCAGCCCGAGCGTTCATCTCACCACCGGTGGCCTTGCCCCCGGAACCAACATCTCGGCGAAGGTCACCTGCACCGCCCCCCTGGGAGATCTCACCCAAACCGGGATGCTCGGACACATGCGCCTGACCAGCACCGCCTCTTCCGTCGTCGATTCCTTCAGGGGCAGAGCCCGGTGA
- a CDS encoding TadE/TadG family type IV pilus assembly protein, with product MIAFLRRWRDDRGAASTQLVLVVPVLLLLAMLIVQFALVWHARHIAQYAAQRALAAARTQHGSTADGRAQAARSLAALGSRTLTTPSVTVERTTAQTTVRVRGTVMAVVPGLHLHASGAASGPTERLTAPDGGH from the coding sequence GTGATCGCTTTCCTTCGCAGGTGGCGTGACGATCGCGGGGCGGCGTCGACGCAGCTGGTGCTGGTCGTCCCGGTGCTGCTGCTCCTGGCCATGCTGATCGTGCAGTTCGCGCTGGTCTGGCACGCCAGGCACATCGCACAGTACGCCGCCCAGCGCGCTCTGGCCGCCGCCCGGACCCAGCACGGCAGCACTGCTGACGGCCGGGCCCAGGCCGCACGCAGCCTCGCGGCACTCGGCAGCCGGACCCTCACCACGCCCTCCGTGACAGTCGAGCGCACCACCGCGCAGACCACCGTACGAGTCCGCGGCACGGTGATGGCCGTGGTACCCGGCTTGCACCTGCATGCCTCCGGCGCCGCCTCCGGCCCAACCGAGCGCCTCACCGCCCCTGACGGAGGCCACTGA
- a CDS encoding type II secretion system F family protein — MIVMLLGALLGAGATAVVYGLRPPRPALADVLTALNAPVEPVPSSARGAQEMEWATRLGRRAVPLVRAFGFPTKSLRADLAVCGTDEETHLAGKATCAMTGLIAPWVVVLLLRLGVDVAAGWWVPLSGCLALAAALFFVPDLGLRKQAQQRRREMQHTLSLVLDLTVIALAGGAGVQQALTQAVAAPQGWAAGALRHALHVAQLTRTSPWTHLGELGRQLGVSDLVELASTLSLAGSEGAKVRGSLGAKARAMRRRRISEADGAAQAATEQMSLPVVGLFAAFLLLIGYPALAHVLSAT, encoded by the coding sequence GTGATTGTCATGCTGCTCGGGGCGCTCCTCGGCGCCGGGGCGACCGCTGTTGTCTACGGGCTGCGTCCTCCCCGGCCCGCGCTCGCCGATGTCCTGACCGCACTCAACGCCCCTGTGGAGCCTGTGCCTTCGTCGGCGCGGGGCGCGCAGGAGATGGAGTGGGCAACCCGGTTGGGGCGGCGTGCAGTGCCGTTGGTGCGGGCGTTCGGCTTCCCCACGAAGTCCTTGCGGGCGGACCTCGCAGTCTGTGGCACGGACGAGGAAACGCATCTGGCGGGCAAGGCCACCTGTGCAATGACCGGGCTCATCGCGCCTTGGGTCGTTGTGCTGCTCCTGCGCCTCGGGGTGGATGTCGCGGCGGGGTGGTGGGTGCCGCTGTCTGGCTGTCTGGCCCTTGCGGCAGCGCTGTTCTTCGTTCCCGACCTCGGTCTGCGCAAGCAGGCGCAGCAGCGGCGCCGCGAGATGCAGCACACCCTCAGCCTCGTCCTGGACCTGACTGTGATCGCGCTGGCCGGCGGCGCGGGCGTCCAACAAGCCCTGACACAGGCCGTCGCCGCACCGCAGGGCTGGGCAGCCGGCGCCCTGCGGCACGCCCTGCACGTCGCGCAGCTCACCCGCACCAGCCCGTGGACTCACCTGGGCGAACTCGGTCGGCAGCTGGGCGTCAGCGACCTGGTGGAGCTCGCCTCGACGCTGAGCCTTGCGGGCAGCGAGGGGGCCAAGGTCCGGGGCTCGCTGGGGGCGAAGGCGCGGGCGATGCGGCGGCGCAGGATCTCCGAGGCCGACGGGGCGGCGCAGGCGGCCACCGAGCAGATGTCGCTGCCCGTGGTCGGACTGTTCGCCGCCTTCCTGTTGCTGATCGGATACCCCGCCCTCGCCCACGTGCTGTCCGCCACTTGA
- a CDS encoding type II secretion system F family protein → MVGSGQMTTVNWGPGTVTAVAVACGTVCGLGLVAIGYGAVRRTVREEQVGLGRRLLGRLPADWTSRRFAIAVTVAVVVGALTGWPVAAVLTAVAGLTLPGLLGPDRAAALRTERMEALAAWTEMLRDTLSAAAGLEQAVLATADIAPAALEPEMQRLAVAVRSGQSLPVALRAFAADVDDALADVVVSALVMAAEQQAGQLAPLLGELAESVREQVAMRQRIDAGRASVRTGVRVTVIVTLGMAVGMVVFNRPYLDPFNTFTGQLVLAAVGGLFAASFTYLSAIGRIDDPVRLITPAVAGTGPAPGGRP, encoded by the coding sequence ATGGTGGGGAGCGGCCAGATGACCACCGTCAACTGGGGTCCCGGCACGGTGACGGCGGTGGCGGTTGCTTGTGGAACGGTGTGCGGTTTGGGGCTGGTGGCGATCGGCTACGGCGCCGTACGACGCACCGTGCGCGAGGAGCAGGTGGGGCTCGGACGACGACTGCTTGGGCGGCTGCCTGCGGACTGGACCTCGCGGCGCTTCGCGATCGCGGTGACGGTCGCAGTGGTCGTGGGCGCCTTGACGGGCTGGCCGGTGGCGGCGGTACTGACCGCGGTCGCCGGGCTGACGTTGCCTGGGCTGCTGGGCCCGGACCGGGCGGCGGCCCTGCGTACGGAGCGGATGGAGGCGCTGGCCGCATGGACGGAGATGCTGCGCGACACCCTCTCCGCCGCGGCCGGCCTGGAGCAAGCAGTATTGGCGACCGCCGACATCGCGCCGGCCGCCCTTGAGCCGGAGATGCAGCGGCTGGCTGTCGCCGTCCGGTCGGGGCAGTCCCTTCCCGTCGCCCTGAGGGCGTTCGCCGCGGACGTGGATGATGCGCTGGCGGATGTGGTCGTGTCGGCGCTGGTGATGGCAGCCGAACAGCAGGCCGGGCAGTTGGCGCCGCTGCTGGGTGAGCTGGCGGAGTCGGTACGTGAGCAGGTGGCCATGCGGCAGCGCATCGACGCCGGTCGCGCGAGCGTACGGACCGGGGTGCGGGTCACCGTCATCGTCACGTTGGGGATGGCGGTGGGCATGGTGGTCTTCAACCGCCCGTACCTGGATCCCTTCAACACGTTCACTGGGCAGCTGGTCCTGGCAGCGGTGGGCGGACTGTTCGCGGCCAGCTTCACCTACCTGTCTGCGATCGGCCGCATCGACGACCCCGTCCGCCTGATCACCCCAGCCGTCGCCGGGACGGGTCCGGCACCGGGAGGTCGACCGTGA
- a CDS encoding CpaF family protein: MGETLMPPGVVPAQGEQDLVLLVRQRVAARLAEYAGEREAAGLPAESEAARRTTVDRLLAEELGAQRRLALSYGSRVVDAVVEERVTQAVTDALFGTGRLERLLADTTLENICINGCDVVWVKDAAGQWRRESAVAASDAELVELVRTLAASTGDEERRFDRGMPRLNLQLPDGSRLFAVMAVTGRVSLTIRRHRFPAASMAELVRLGVCDQQLAAFLTALVRARKNIVIGGGTNVGKTTVLRAFAHEIPPMERLVTIEDTFELGLDADPVAHPNVVAMQAREPNIEGQGGIDQAELVRWGLRMSPDRVIVGEIRGAEVIPMCNAMSQGNDGSLSTIHASTSRGVFTKLASYAAQAPERLSLEATNLMVASAVHFVVHLGWDAAGRRVIDSVREVVDAEGAQIVSNEVYRPGSDGRAVPATPLRTETLNDLVAAGLEPQVTEAPWWGAAR, from the coding sequence GTGGGCGAGACATTGATGCCGCCGGGCGTGGTCCCGGCACAAGGCGAGCAGGACCTGGTGTTGCTGGTACGGCAGCGGGTGGCGGCGCGTCTGGCGGAGTATGCCGGTGAGAGGGAGGCTGCGGGGCTGCCGGCGGAGAGCGAGGCGGCGCGTCGGACCACCGTGGATCGCCTACTTGCCGAGGAATTGGGAGCGCAGCGCCGCCTGGCCCTCTCCTACGGCAGCAGGGTCGTCGATGCGGTCGTCGAGGAACGGGTCACCCAGGCGGTCACGGATGCGCTGTTCGGAACGGGGCGCCTGGAGCGGCTGCTGGCGGACACCACGCTGGAGAACATCTGCATCAACGGCTGCGACGTCGTCTGGGTCAAGGACGCGGCCGGGCAGTGGCGCCGCGAGAGTGCCGTGGCGGCCTCTGACGCTGAGCTGGTGGAACTCGTGCGCACCCTCGCGGCCAGTACAGGCGACGAGGAACGTCGCTTCGACCGAGGGATGCCCCGGCTGAACCTTCAACTCCCCGATGGGTCGAGGCTTTTCGCGGTGATGGCGGTGACCGGTCGGGTGTCGCTGACGATCCGCCGCCACCGCTTCCCGGCCGCCTCGATGGCCGAGCTGGTCCGGCTGGGAGTCTGTGACCAGCAACTGGCGGCGTTCCTGACTGCCCTGGTGCGGGCGCGGAAGAACATCGTGATCGGCGGCGGGACCAATGTCGGCAAGACCACCGTGCTGCGGGCCTTCGCGCACGAGATTCCGCCGATGGAGCGGTTGGTGACGATCGAGGACACTTTCGAGCTCGGTCTGGATGCCGATCCGGTGGCGCATCCGAATGTGGTGGCGATGCAGGCGCGGGAGCCGAATATCGAGGGGCAGGGTGGTATCGACCAGGCGGAGCTGGTGCGTTGGGGGCTGCGGATGTCACCGGACCGGGTCATCGTCGGGGAGATTCGCGGTGCTGAGGTCATCCCGATGTGCAACGCCATGTCGCAAGGCAACGACGGCTCCCTGTCCACCATCCACGCCTCCACTTCGCGCGGGGTGTTCACCAAACTTGCCTCCTACGCAGCTCAGGCGCCGGAGCGGTTGTCGTTGGAGGCGACGAACCTGATGGTGGCCTCCGCGGTGCACTTCGTTGTGCATCTGGGCTGGGATGCGGCAGGGCGGCGGGTGATCGATTCGGTGCGGGAGGTCGTCGATGCTGAGGGGGCGCAGATCGTCTCGAACGAGGTCTACCGTCCCGGCTCGGACGGCAGAGCGGTTCCCGCGACTCCGTTGCGGACGGAGACTCTCAACGATCTGGTCGCGGCCGGGCTGGAGCCCCAGGTCACCGAGGCACCATGGTGGGGAGCGGCCAGATGA